A stretch of the Candidatus Zixiibacteriota bacterium genome encodes the following:
- a CDS encoding glycosyltransferase family 4 protein: protein MNSEAKSTKVNVLHLIASEFVGGPEKQLLTHCRYYDKSQFTITVGSFKEGKQDNDLIRELNKTDTPAIEINHRHLLDFSIIPQLKRQLLEKEIDILITHGYKSNIVGYFACKNTPVVQAMYVRGWTSENWKVALYNKLDLCFLKRAKIIVTVADNKRRELTQLQIAPERIRYIANAVEIPMNENRRPLREKYSLGGNTLLIIAAGRLSPEKGHRQLLLALKELETVHHDFFCVIFGDGVMSNSLIELAERLNLSAKVVLAGFDRSWRDYCYDADLLVNPSLSEVMPNVVLEGMAARCPVVATDVGGVSELITDGETGFLAEPGSPGSLCNAINRFLKGRHAIDLLTARAFKHVSENFSFASQTAKLNNLYEELARMKSESGNK from the coding sequence ATGAACAGTGAAGCGAAAAGTACCAAGGTGAATGTCCTTCATCTAATAGCCTCTGAATTCGTAGGCGGCCCTGAAAAGCAATTGCTAACTCACTGCAGATATTACGACAAGTCTCAATTCACCATAACTGTGGGTTCATTCAAAGAGGGTAAACAAGACAACGATTTAATCAGGGAGTTGAACAAGACCGATACTCCGGCGATAGAAATTAATCACAGGCATCTGTTAGACTTTTCGATCATCCCGCAGCTAAAACGTCAGCTTCTCGAAAAGGAAATTGACATTTTGATTACTCACGGCTACAAATCAAACATAGTTGGATACTTCGCCTGTAAGAATACGCCTGTTGTTCAAGCAATGTACGTTCGGGGATGGACCTCTGAGAACTGGAAGGTTGCATTATACAATAAGTTGGATTTGTGCTTTCTCAAGAGGGCAAAGATAATAGTGACGGTAGCCGATAATAAGAGGCGTGAACTCACGCAGTTGCAAATTGCCCCGGAACGGATTAGATACATCGCCAATGCCGTCGAGATTCCAATGAATGAGAACCGTCGGCCGCTCAGAGAAAAGTACTCGCTTGGAGGCAATACACTCTTGATTATCGCCGCCGGACGGCTATCGCCGGAAAAGGGTCACAGGCAACTGCTACTGGCCTTGAAGGAACTCGAAACAGTACACCATGATTTTTTTTGCGTCATTTTCGGTGACGGCGTTATGAGCAATTCTCTAATCGAGCTGGCTGAGAGATTGAACCTGAGTGCGAAGGTCGTCCTGGCCGGATTCGATAGAAGCTGGAGAGATTACTGTTATGATGCTGATCTACTCGTAAATCCGTCGCTGAGTGAAGTTATGCCAAACGTTGTCTTGGAGGGGATGGCCGCGCGATGTCCCGTCGTTGCGACTGATGTGGGGGGGGTGTCCGAGCTTATAACGGACGGAGAAACTGGTTTTCTGGCAGAACCCGGTTCTCCGGGTTCACTGTGCAACGCCATAAACAGGTTTCTAAAAGGCAGACACGCTATTGATTTACTGACCGCCAGAGCTTTTAAGCACGTATCCGAAAACTTCTCGTTCGCAAGCCAGACCGCCAAACTGAACAATCTGTATGAGGAGCTAGCGAGAATGAAGTCTGAGAGCGGTAACAAATGA
- the wecB gene encoding UDP-N-acetylglucosamine 2-epimerase (non-hydrolyzing) produces MKTVLSIMGTRPEIIKVSPVVRAFAEDGDFESLVLSTSQHREMSDQFLSEFGIVANYDLDVMIPNQTLSYITSEISARLDRVFADLRPDIVLVQGDTTTAFIGGLVAFYHRIPVGHIEAGLRTFNLHFPFPEELNRQMISRLASFNFVPTIRAKENLVRENIPCDTIYFTGNTVVDALRYMVERNPSLKALESSSSNDNTILVTAHRRENLGEPMKNICDAILQIVDSHTDCRVVFPVHPNPRVREVVDGKLRNNVRIDLIEPVDYHQLIAYMLRSKIILTDSGGIQEESACLRKPVLIMRDETERPEIVEVGGGILVGTNKDRIFEQVSRLLTDEVAYRTMTKCRNPFGDGRAANRIVESIRRHFGLPVSNPIGPLEE; encoded by the coding sequence ATGAAGACTGTGCTTTCCATAATGGGCACGAGACCCGAAATCATAAAGGTATCACCCGTCGTAAGGGCGTTTGCGGAGGATGGGGACTTCGAATCTTTGGTGCTATCGACCAGCCAGCATCGCGAGATGTCGGATCAGTTTCTGTCCGAATTCGGTATTGTCGCCAATTACGATCTGGACGTAATGATTCCGAATCAAACACTGTCCTACATCACATCAGAGATATCCGCCAGACTTGATAGAGTATTCGCCGACTTAAGACCGGACATAGTGCTGGTTCAGGGGGACACAACCACCGCGTTTATCGGCGGACTCGTCGCGTTCTACCACAGGATTCCGGTGGGTCATATTGAGGCGGGTCTGAGAACGTTCAATCTGCATTTTCCGTTCCCCGAAGAGTTGAATCGCCAGATGATTAGTCGACTGGCCAGTTTCAATTTCGTGCCAACCATTCGGGCAAAGGAAAACCTTGTGCGAGAAAATATTCCCTGCGACACGATTTACTTTACCGGTAATACCGTTGTGGACGCCCTGCGGTATATGGTTGAGCGCAACCCCAGCTTGAAAGCATTAGAATCATCATCTTCCAATGACAACACCATCCTTGTCACGGCACACCGGCGCGAGAATCTCGGCGAACCGATGAAGAACATTTGTGATGCTATTTTGCAGATTGTCGATTCACATACAGATTGTAGGGTCGTGTTTCCGGTACATCCGAATCCCCGGGTCAGGGAAGTGGTCGACGGCAAGCTCCGCAATAATGTGCGTATCGACCTAATCGAACCGGTCGATTACCATCAACTGATTGCTTATATGCTGAGATCCAAGATAATTCTGACCGACTCGGGCGGTATCCAGGAAGAGAGCGCATGCCTGAGGAAACCTGTTCTGATCATGCGAGATGAAACCGAACGACCGGAGATTGTGGAAGTCGGCGGCGGGATATTAGTCGGCACAAATAAGGACCGGATATTTGAACAGGTCAGCAGACTCCTCACGGATGAAGTAGCGTATAGAACCATGACCAAGTGCAGGAACCCCTTTGGGGACGGAAGAGCAGCAAACCGCATAGTGGAGAGTATTCGCCGACATTTTGGTTTACCAGTTTCGAATCCGATTGGGCCACTGGAGGAATAG
- a CDS encoding glycosyltransferase, whose product MDFIVFSDDWDRHPSSSEHLFRQLLNDNRVVWVNTIGARAPRLTVNDMKRSVEKLISWVPLKTHDTPGGGHSTDPNLTVISPVILPYFGSRVVRKLNTFAVERKILNVVGDAARKDAVLFSSHPHVVDFFRAFPEFFKIYYCVDDYTLMPGTNKDLIKRLESELIADCDLIFYTARYLESKFTGFENKIEYLPHGVDYSHFAARANADLRRRNTKPVIGFFGLLDEWVDTDMIYDIAYERTDWHIVLIGRAEVNLDKLLSLKNVERMNAVPYIELPSYANRFDVGIIPFRINELTKAVNPVKFLEYMAMGIPVVSTSLPELHRFGSEVYFGDTSGQFIARIEQALKEDSSERRDRRKQIAAANSWTNQSRKLTESIRARQKVLASDR is encoded by the coding sequence ATGGATTTTATTGTATTTTCAGATGACTGGGACCGTCACCCATCCAGTTCTGAACACCTCTTCCGACAGTTACTGAACGACAATCGTGTCGTGTGGGTCAACACGATTGGAGCCAGAGCCCCCAGGTTGACAGTCAATGACATGAAAAGAAGTGTGGAGAAGCTCATTTCCTGGGTCCCACTTAAGACACACGACACCCCGGGAGGCGGGCATTCGACAGACCCCAATCTTACAGTAATCTCACCTGTTATTCTTCCCTACTTCGGAAGCCGTGTTGTTCGCAAGCTTAACACGTTTGCTGTCGAGCGGAAAATATTGAATGTCGTTGGTGACGCGGCGAGGAAAGACGCGGTGCTTTTCAGCTCTCATCCGCATGTTGTAGACTTTTTCAGGGCGTTTCCCGAGTTCTTCAAGATTTATTACTGTGTTGATGACTATACACTGATGCCGGGGACGAATAAAGACCTCATCAAGCGACTTGAATCGGAGCTTATAGCCGACTGTGATCTCATATTCTATACGGCTCGGTATCTTGAATCGAAATTCACCGGCTTTGAGAACAAAATCGAATATCTGCCTCACGGGGTGGATTACTCACACTTCGCGGCCCGCGCCAACGCAGATTTGCGGCGCAGAAATACCAAACCTGTGATTGGTTTTTTCGGCCTGTTGGACGAATGGGTCGACACTGATATGATATATGATATCGCGTATGAGCGAACTGACTGGCATATAGTGCTCATAGGTAGAGCGGAAGTAAACCTCGATAAACTGCTTTCGCTCAAAAACGTTGAAAGGATGAATGCGGTTCCTTACATCGAGCTTCCGAGCTATGCTAATCGTTTTGATGTTGGCATCATCCCATTCCGGATCAACGAACTGACGAAGGCTGTAAATCCCGTGAAGTTCTTGGAATATATGGCGATGGGGATTCCGGTTGTTTCCACCTCTCTGCCGGAGTTGCACAGGTTCGGTTCTGAGGTCTACTTCGGCGATACATCGGGGCAGTTCATCGCCCGGATAGAACAGGCGTTGAAGGAGGATTCGTCCGAGCGCAGGGATCGGCGAAAACAGATTGCGGCAGCGAATTCCTGGACTAACCAGAGTCGCAAACTTACGGAATCAATCCGCGCACGACAAAAGGTTTTGGCGAGCGATAGATGA
- a CDS encoding glycosyltransferase, whose amino-acid sequence MTPRITIAYIIDTIATSSAGTEKQLLLLLNNLDRGRFSPHLICLRGSKWLDENRLGVPVTVLGLKSLASFSAVRAFLQLRKYVRKNEIEIIQTFFVDANLFGTVAGFFSRVPVIVSSRRNVGMGYWHTPMWLRILRVLRRMTTCYIANSKFTANYSIDVERLDPARVHVVYNGLDFEKYERLNKDFRRQCREELGITDKEILIGIVANLRKIKNLSLFVEAARIVHAGHPDTRFVMVGEGEERGALESKIGDYGLTEVVKLTGQVTDPLPVLAAMDIAALCSKGESLSNSIIEYMACALAVVASDVDGNREALGEGNGLLFKSGDEKDFSEKIEQLILDPEMRKQLGQKARVHAHKTYGRAAALRRHQELYERYASSGAFTKR is encoded by the coding sequence ATGACACCACGAATCACCATTGCTTACATAATAGATACCATTGCCACTTCTTCGGCCGGTACGGAAAAGCAACTGCTGCTGCTGCTTAATAATCTCGATCGCGGCAGGTTCAGTCCGCACCTGATCTGCCTGCGCGGTTCAAAGTGGCTCGATGAGAACAGACTCGGCGTGCCGGTTACCGTTCTGGGACTCAAAAGTCTCGCCTCATTCTCTGCAGTTAGGGCCTTTTTGCAATTGCGGAAATATGTCAGGAAGAATGAAATCGAGATAATACAGACGTTTTTCGTCGATGCTAACCTGTTTGGCACCGTGGCAGGTTTTTTTTCGCGGGTGCCGGTCATTGTATCCAGCCGGCGAAATGTCGGTATGGGCTACTGGCACACGCCCATGTGGCTCAGGATCCTGCGAGTGTTGCGGCGCATGACAACCTGCTATATCGCGAACTCGAAATTCACGGCCAATTACTCCATCGATGTCGAGCGGCTGGACCCGGCCAGGGTGCACGTTGTTTACAACGGCCTCGATTTTGAGAAATATGAGCGGCTGAATAAAGACTTTCGGCGGCAGTGCCGAGAAGAACTTGGGATCACGGACAAAGAAATACTTATCGGAATCGTAGCCAATCTGCGTAAGATAAAAAACCTTTCCCTCTTTGTGGAGGCAGCTCGTATTGTCCACGCCGGTCATCCGGACACCAGATTCGTCATGGTTGGCGAGGGTGAAGAAAGGGGCGCGCTGGAGAGTAAAATAGGAGACTACGGGCTGACCGAAGTTGTGAAATTGACCGGTCAGGTGACCGACCCCCTGCCTGTACTGGCGGCTATGGATATCGCGGCGCTGTGTTCTAAAGGGGAAAGCCTTTCCAACTCGATAATCGAATACATGGCCTGCGCGCTTGCGGTGGTGGCCTCGGATGTCGACGGAAATCGCGAGGCTCTCGGCGAAGGGAACGGGCTTTTATTCAAGAGCGGCGATGAAAAGGATTTTTCCGAAAAGATTGAACAGCTTATATTAGATCCTGAGATGAGGAAACAACTCGGGCAAAAGGCAAGAGTCCATGCTCACAAGACTTACGGGCGCGCCGCCGCGCTCAGGCGGCATCAGGAGCTGTATGAGCGCTATGCCTCCAGCGGGGCTTTTACGAAACGATGA
- a CDS encoding acyltransferase, translated as MRKLLKLISKGIAVILVSPLILATWAGLYLLRSERIFIGCAQLVSLVPDYIGTYLRVAFYSFTLSECSFTGHIMFGSYISKQQTRIGRNFYIGAYNIIGLADIGANVVIANNISILSGRRQHNFDDPSRDIMDGHDSFNRLRIGNNVFIGDRTVIMADIGDHSIIGAGSIVVKEIPQYSVAVGNPARVVKERG; from the coding sequence ATGAGAAAACTACTTAAGTTGATAAGCAAGGGGATTGCCGTTATTCTGGTCTCGCCGTTAATTCTGGCAACCTGGGCAGGTTTATATCTTCTGCGGAGTGAAAGGATTTTTATTGGCTGCGCTCAGTTGGTGAGCCTGGTCCCTGATTATATCGGCACCTATCTCAGGGTTGCCTTTTACTCGTTTACCTTGAGTGAATGTTCGTTCACCGGCCACATCATGTTTGGCTCCTATATTTCCAAACAACAGACGAGAATAGGCAGGAATTTCTACATTGGGGCGTACAACATTATCGGATTGGCCGATATCGGTGCGAATGTGGTGATTGCAAACAACATCAGTATATTATCCGGCCGCAGGCAACACAACTTTGACGATCCATCAAGGGACATCATGGACGGACACGATAGTTTCAATCGTTTGCGCATAGGTAACAACGTGTTTATCGGCGACCGCACCGTAATAATGGCCGATATTGGCGATCATTCGATTATTGGAGCCGGAAGTATTGTCGTCAAGGAGATTCCACAATATTCGGTAGCAGTGGGCAATCCGGCCAGAGTTGTCAAAGAGCGGGGCTAA
- the nadE gene encoding NAD(+) synthase, with the protein MKFDKNSLKIDAAAVSEQLAETIRTQIRSTLRKAGAVVGISGGIDSSVVLALCAKALGPKRVLGIMMPETDSSPDSLTLARLLADKFGVETVVENISAGLDGLGCYRRRDEAIRQVFPEYDNRYKSKIVIPTNILEKETFNFFSLTVETPDGEVMTRRLPLGAYLQIVAASNLKQRLRMTTLYYHAEKRNYAVAGTGNKDEHQQGFFVKYGDGGADLKPIAHLFKIQVYQLAEALGVPDEILKRIPTTDTYSAGCTQEEFFFGLDFYRMDMLWYAMEHNVPAEEAAKVMDLTPEQVERAYANIQRKIDATEYLRMAPLEI; encoded by the coding sequence TTGAAATTTGATAAGAATAGTCTCAAAATCGATGCCGCTGCCGTAAGCGAACAGCTGGCAGAGACCATTCGGACACAGATCCGTAGCACACTGCGCAAAGCGGGCGCGGTAGTAGGCATTTCTGGAGGTATCGATTCATCGGTCGTGCTGGCTCTGTGCGCCAAAGCGTTGGGCCCAAAACGAGTCCTGGGAATTATGATGCCCGAGACCGATTCATCGCCTGACTCCCTCACCCTGGCACGCCTTCTGGCTGACAAATTCGGCGTGGAAACCGTGGTCGAAAATATCTCGGCGGGTCTCGATGGACTCGGGTGCTACCGCCGCCGCGATGAAGCTATCCGTCAGGTCTTCCCGGAATACGACAACCGCTACAAGAGTAAGATCGTGATTCCGACCAATATCCTGGAAAAAGAGACATTCAATTTCTTCAGCCTGACCGTGGAAACACCCGACGGAGAGGTTATGACCCGACGCCTGCCCCTTGGAGCCTATCTCCAGATTGTGGCTGCTTCGAATCTCAAGCAACGGCTGAGAATGACCACCCTCTACTACCATGCCGAAAAGCGTAATTACGCAGTCGCCGGCACAGGCAACAAAGATGAACATCAGCAGGGATTCTTCGTCAAATACGGCGACGGCGGCGCCGATCTCAAACCTATCGCCCATCTGTTTAAAATACAAGTTTACCAGCTGGCGGAAGCCCTGGGTGTCCCTGACGAGATACTAAAACGAATTCCTACAACTGACACATATAGTGCCGGGTGCACGCAGGAAGAGTTCTTCTTTGGTCTGGACTTCTATCGCATGGATATGCTCTGGTACGCCATGGAACACAATGTGCCTGCCGAAGAAGCGGCGAAGGTGATGGACCTGACCCCGGAGCAGGTAGAGAGGGCCTATGCGAATATTCAGCGCAAGATCGACGCAACTGAATATCTGCGCATGGCTCCGCTGGAAATCTAG
- a CDS encoding acyl carrier protein has product MASTEDIKKSLREFITETFMIGDESEKLGDSDSFMQNGIIDSTGVLELASFIEQQYGFSIEDDEMTPGNLDSLNNLVSYVSRKLG; this is encoded by the coding sequence ATGGCAAGCACCGAAGATATCAAGAAATCCCTTAGAGAATTCATCACCGAAACCTTCATGATCGGTGATGAGAGTGAAAAACTGGGTGACTCCGATTCCTTCATGCAAAATGGAATTATAGACTCAACCGGCGTTTTGGAACTGGCCTCATTCATTGAACAGCAGTACGGTTTCTCGATTGAAGATGACGAAATGACGCCGGGAAATCTGGATTCGCTGAATAATCTGGTAAGTTACGTTTCCAGGAAGCTGGGCTGA